A genome region from Drosophila simulans strain w501 chromosome 2R, Prin_Dsim_3.1, whole genome shotgun sequence includes the following:
- the LOC6734741 gene encoding kinesin heavy chain, whose translation MSAEREIPAEDSIKVVCRFRPLNDSEEKAGSKFVVKFPNNVEENCISIAGKVYLFDKVFKPNASQEKVYNEAAKSIVTDVLAGYNGTIFAYGQTSSGKTHTMEGVIGDSVKQGIIPRIVNDIFNHIYAMEVNLEFHIKVSYYEIYMDKIRDLLDVSKVNLSVHEDKNRVPYVKGATERFVSSPEDVFEVIEEGKSNRHIAVTNMNEHSSRSHSVFLINVKQENLENQKKLSGKLYLVDLAGSEKVSKTGAEGTVLDEAKNINKSLSALGNVISALADGNKTHIPYRDSKLTRILQESLGGNARTTIVICCSPASFNESETKSTLDFGRRAKTVKNVVCVNEELTAEEWKRRYEKEKEKNARLKGKVEKLEIELARWRAGETVKAEEQINMEDLMEASTPNLEVEAAQTAAAEAALAAQRTALANMSASVAGNEQARLASECERLYQQLDDKDEEINQQSQYAEQLKEQVMEQEELIANARREYETLQSEMARIQQENESAKEEVKEVLQALEELAVNYDQKSQEIDNKNKDIDALNEELQQKQSVFNAASTELQQLKDMSSHQKKRITEMLTNLLRDLGEVGQAIAPGESSIDLKMSALAGTDASKVEEDFTMARLFISKMKTEAKNIAQRCSNMESQQADSNKKISEYEKDLGEYRLLISQHEARMKSLQESMREAENKKRTLEEQIDSLREECAKLKAAEHVSAVNAEEKQRAEELRSMFDSQMDELREAHTRQVSELRDEIAAKQHEMDEMKDVHQKLLLAHQQMTADYEKVRQEDAEKSSELQNIILTNERREQARKDLKGLEDTVAKELQTLHNLRKLFVQDLQQRIRKNVVNEESEEDGGSLAQKQKISFLENNLDQLTKVHKQLVRDNADLRCELPKLEKRLRCTMERVKALETALKEAKEGAMRDRKRYQYEVDRIKEAVRQKHLGRRGPQAQIAKPIRSGQGAIAIRGGGAVGGPSPLAQVNPVNS comes from the exons ATGTCCGCGGAACGAGAGATTCCCGCCGAGGACAGCATCAAAGTGGTCTGCCGATTCCGACCGCTGAACGACAGCGAGGAGAAGGCCGGCTCCAAGTTCGTGGTCAAGTTCCCCAACAATGTGGAGGAGAACTGCATATCCATAGCG GGCAAGGTGTATTTGTTCGACAAGGTCTTCAAGCCGAATGCATCCCAGGAGAAGGTATACAATGAGGCGGCCAAGTCCATTGTTACGGATGTCCTGGCCGGGTACAATGGAACGATATTCGCATATGGTCAGACGTCCTCCGGAAAGACGCATACGATGGAGGGCGTGATCGGGGACTCCGTAAAACAGGGTATCATACCGCGTATCGTCAACGACATTTTCAATCACATCTACGCCATGGAGGTGAACCTGGAGTTCCACATCAAGGTCTCCTACTACGAGATCTACATGGACAAGATTCGCGATCTGTTGGACGTCTCCAAGGTGAACCTTAGCGTGCACGAGGACAAGAACCGGGTGCCGTACGTCAAGGGCGCCACGGAACGGTTCGTCTCGTCGCCGGAGGATGTTTTCGAGGTGATCGAGGAGGGCAAATCCAATCGTCACATCGCGGTGACAA ACATGAACGAGCATTCTTCGCGATCCCACTCAGTATTCCTTATCAATGTGAAGCAGGAGAACCTGGAGAACCAGAAGAAACTATCCGGCAAACTCTACCTGGTGGATTTGGCCGGTTCCGAAAAGGTTTCCAAGACTGGAGCTGAGGGAACCGTTCTTGATGAAGCCAAGAACATCAACAAGTCGCTGTCGGCCTTGGGCAACGTAATCTCTGCACTGGCGGACGGAAACAAAACGCACATCCCCTACCGTGATTCCAAGCTCACGCGAATCCTGCAGGAGTCGCTGGGAGGCAACGCACGCACAACCATCGTCATCTGCTGCTCTCCAGCCAGCTTCAACGAATCTGAAACGAAGTCAACGCTGGACTTCGGTCGTAGAGCCAAGACAGTGAAGAACGTGGTCTGCGTTAACGAGGAGCTTACTGCCGAGGAATGGAAGCGACGCTAtgagaaggagaaggaaaagaacGCCCGACTAAAGGGTAAGGTGGAGAAGCTGGAGATCGAGCTTGCGCGCTGGAGAGCTGGTGAAACCgttaaggcggaggagcaAATTAACATGGAGGATCTCATGGAGGCCAGCACGCCCAACCTGGAAGTGGAGGCAGCGCAGACGGCGGCGGCCGAGGCCGCTTTGGCCGCCCAGCGAACGGCTCTCGCCAACATGTCTGCATCGGTTGCCGGGAACGAGCAGGCACGGCTGGCTTCAGAGTGCGAGCGCCTCTACCAGCAGCTGGACGACAAGGATGAGGAGATCAATCAGCAAAGCCAGTACGCCGAGCAGCTCAAGGAGCAGGTGATGGAGCAGGAGGAACTCATCGCTAACGCTCGACGTGAGTATGAGACTTTGCAGTCGGAGATGGCGCGAATCCAACAGGAGAACGAGTCCGCCAAGGAAGAGGTTAAGGAGGTGCTCCAAGCTCTCGAAGAGCTGGCTGTAAACTACGACCAGAAATCCCAGGAGATCGATAACAAGAACAAGGATATCGATGCCCTCaacgaggagctgcagcagaagcagtCTGTGTTCAACGCCGCCTCCACGGAGCTACAGCAGCTCAAGGACATGTCCTCACACCAGAAGAAGCGCATCACGGAAATGCTAACCAACCTACTGCGCGACCTCGGCGAAGTCGGCCAGGCCATTGCCCCCGGCGAGTCCAGCATCGACCTCAAGATGAGTGCTCTGGCTGGCACGGATGCCAGCAAGGTGGAGGAAGATTTCACCATGGCGCGTTTGTTTATCAGCAAGATGAAGACGGAGGCCAAGAACATTGCCCAGCGATGCTCTAACATGGAATCACAGCAGGCTGACTCCAACAAGAAGATCTCCGAATATGAGAAAGACCTGGGCGAGTACCGGCTACTCATCTCGCAGCACGAGGCACGCATGAAGTCCCTGCAGGAGTCGATGCGGGAGGCAGAGAACAAGAAGCGCACGCTTGAGGAGCAAATAGATTCGCTGCGGGAGGAATGCGCCAAGCTCAAGGCCGCCGAGCACGTTTCCGCCGTCAACGCCGAGGAGAAACAGCGGGCTGAGGAGCTGCGCTCCATGTTCGATTCTCAGATGGACGAGCTACGCGAAGCCCACACCCGCCAGGTGTCCGAGCTCCGGGACGAGATTGCCGCCAAACAGCACGAAATGGACGAGATGAAGGATGTCCATCAAAAGCTGCTCTTGGCGCACCAACAGATGACGGCCGACTACGAGAAGGTTCGCCAGGAGGATGCCGAGAAGTCCAGCGAGCTTCAGAACATCATCCTCACCAACGAGCGACGAGAGCAAGCGCGCAAAGACCTCAAGGGCCTGGAGGACACGGTGGCCAAGGAGTTGCAGACGCTACACAACCTGCGAAAACTTTTCGTTCAGGATCTACAG CAACGAATCCGAAAGAATGTCGTAAACGAGGAGAGCGAGGAGGACGGTGGATCACTCGCGCAGAAGCAGAAGATTTCCTTCTTGGAGAACAACCTCGACCAGCTGACCAAGGTGCACAAGCAGTTGGTGCGGGACAACGCCGATCTGCGGTGCGAGCTGCCCAAGCTGGAGAAGCGTCTACGCTGTACCATGGAGCGGGTGAAGGCTCTGGAGACAGCGCTCAAGGAGGCGAAGGAGGGCGCAATGCGGGATCGCAAGCGCTACCAATACGAGGTGGACCGCATCAAGGAGGCGGTGCGACAGAAGCACCTGGGCAGACGTGGCCCACAGGCACAGATCGCCAAGCCGATCCGCTCCGGCCAGGGTGCAATCGCCATTCGTGGTGGTGGCGCCGTTGGCGGACCATCCCCGCTGGCCCAGGTTAATCCTGTCAACTCGTAG